A portion of the Mytilus galloprovincialis chromosome 12, xbMytGall1.hap1.1, whole genome shotgun sequence genome contains these proteins:
- the LOC143053764 gene encoding uncharacterized protein LOC143053764, whose protein sequence is MFGPVLAFGLGSVFSNLYVTLEDVPIKPRDPNWIGAWWLGFLVFGIMSIVSAVPIFLFPRKLGSIPNETYVDTCNCNENSYFPVCGSNSQTYFSPCFAGCTGEGKRLFTNCTGIDDDKQTTNFGNCVSDCNTLYWYIGVNVVTSLLSAVKIMPLYIVKLRSVPNEDKALAMGLSSFVTSLLGWLPGPLISGGLIDSTCLVWKESRGVRGSCALYDNDIFRLKLHGYSLIGRLLVIVILCYCCFYTRKMLTWKTIPQPVQEDVAVHLSDKDMDGNPEHESMIINTEFD, encoded by the exons ATGTTTGGACCTGTCTTAGCTTTTGGACTTGGAAGTGTTTTTAGTAACCTCTATGTTACTTTAGAAG ATGTTCCTATCAAACCACGTGATCCAAACTGGATAGGAGCTTGGTGGCTGGGGTTTCTAGTGTTTGGAATTATGTCCATAGTATCAGCGGTGCCCATCTTTCTGTTCCCCAGAAAACT TGGGAGCATACCTAATGAAACCTATGTAGACACCTGTAACTGTAATGAAAACAGTTACTTTCCTGTGTGCGGTTCTAACAGTCAGACATATTTCTCTCCATGCTTTGCAGGCTGTACAGGTGAAGGAAAAAGG TTGTTTACAAATTGTACGGGCATTGATGATGACAAGCAAACTACAAACTTTGGAAACTGTGTTTCGGACTGCAATACCTTATATTGGTATATAGGTGTTAACGTGGTTACCAGTTTATTATCAGCTGTTAAGATAATGCCGTTATACATTGTTAAATTACG GAGTGTTCCAAATGAAGACAAAGCTTTGGCTATGGGTCTTTCATCGTTTGTGACCTCTCTTCTAG GATGGCTTCCAGGACCGCTTATTTCCGGTGGACTGATTGATTCTACTTGTTTAGTATGGAAAGAATCACGTGGTGTTCGTGGATCGTGCGCACTCTATGACAATGACATATTTCGTCTGAAACTCCATGGATATTCGTTAATAGGACGTTTATTGGTTATAGTCATATTATGTTATTGCTGTTTCTACACAAGAAAAATGTTGACATGGAAAACTATACCACAACCAGTACAAGAGGATGTTGCTGTACATTTGAGTGATAAAGATATGGATGGGAATCCAGAACATGAATCGATGATAATAAACACTGAATTTGATTAA
- the LOC143054840 gene encoding uncharacterized protein LOC143054840, translating to MDSRYAIKRNQMRQRRLSTELENIHSRLEGSLCLLEHEVKEIKKDQDKQDEPDPDFDISYFKKKSENNNMGDSRRRASSFSISESKTNIDGPRKPNLHERRGSISKIHKVESPVAQYITSPLVPSYSKTRRMSLPSNVFHSHEPFIGLHGSTSNNPEANKGSDTSLKGSHSDVRRSRDSIRSRDSSPEMEKYERQMIRLKRELNQRIPKTIKQLSRIPLTSTEERHIITYIKEEEHKQMTNRKNAEILEGIQKCTYLRTKNPTELSVEEMLDRSPD from the coding sequence ATGGATAGCAGATATGCCATCAAAAGAAATCAAATGCGTCAAAGAAGGTTGTCAACTGAACTTGAAAATATTCACTCAAGACTAGAAGGTAGCCTATGTTTGCTTGAACACgaagtaaaagaaataaaaaaagaccaGGACAAACAAGACGAACCAGATCCGGACTTCGATATTTCGTACTTTAagaaaaaatcagaaaataaCAATATGGGTGATTCCAGAAGAAGAGCCAGTAGTTTTAGCATCAGTGAATCTAAAACTAACATTGATGGTCCCCGAAAACCCAATTTACATGAAAGACGAGGgagtatttcaaaaatacacaaagTAGAATCTCCTGTTGCACAATATATTACAAGTCCTTTGGTTCCATCTTATTCTAAAACGAGACGGATGTCTCTCCCATCGAATGTATTTCACTCGCATGAACCTTTCATAGGATTACATGGTTCTACCTCAAACAATCCAGAGGCGAACAAAGGCAGTGATACCAGCTTAAAAGGCAGCCATAGTGATGTCAGAAGGTCACGTGACAGTATAAGATCACGTGATAGTTCACCGGAAATGGAAAAATACGAACGTCAGATGATACGTTTAAAACGCGAGTTAAACCAAAGGATACCCAAAACCATTAAACAATTGTCAAGAATACCACTAACGTCTACCGAGGAGCGCCATATCATAACGTATATAAAAGAGGAAGAACACAAACAAATGACAAATCGGAAAAATGCCGAAATTCTCGAAGGAATTCAAAAGTGCACCTATCTAAGGACGAAAAATCCTACAGAATTGTCGGTTGAGGAAATGTTAGACAGATCACCTGACTAA